A portion of the Novosphingobium sp. KA1 genome contains these proteins:
- the hutI gene encoding imidazolonepropionase — MLCDTIWTNARLATMAPQAEGIGAIERGLIAATDGKIVYAGPVAEAPALDATRIIDCEGRWITPGLVDCHTHLIHAGNRAREFELRLAGASYEEIARTGGGIVSTMTATRAASEDDLVASALPRLDALIGEGATTVEVKSGYGLDLASELRMLRAARRLGRERPVAIATTFLGAHALPPEFAGDADGYIEHICKVMLPEVTREGLADAVDAFCEGIGFSAQQTERLFAAARAHGLPVKLHAEQLSNLHAAALAARFGALSADHLEHLDLAGIDAMAASGTVATLLPGAYYFTRETVLPPIAQLRAAAVPIALATDCNPGTSPLTSLLLTMNMGATLFRLTVDECLAGVTRNAARALGLADRGTLEAGKRCDLAIWDVQHPSELVYRMGLNPLHARIWSGQ; from the coding sequence ATGCTCTGCGACACGATCTGGACCAACGCCCGCCTCGCCACGATGGCCCCGCAAGCGGAGGGTATCGGCGCGATCGAGCGCGGCCTGATCGCGGCGACGGACGGCAAGATCGTCTACGCCGGGCCCGTCGCGGAAGCTCCGGCCCTCGATGCGACAAGGATCATCGACTGCGAGGGCCGCTGGATCACCCCCGGCCTTGTCGATTGCCACACGCACCTCATCCATGCCGGCAACCGCGCGCGCGAGTTCGAACTGCGGCTGGCGGGCGCCAGCTACGAGGAAATTGCCCGTACCGGCGGCGGCATCGTCTCCACCATGACGGCCACGCGCGCCGCCAGCGAGGACGACCTTGTCGCCAGCGCCCTGCCCCGTCTTGACGCGCTGATCGGCGAAGGCGCGACCACCGTCGAAGTGAAGTCCGGTTATGGCCTCGACCTTGCCAGCGAACTCAGGATGCTGCGCGCCGCGCGGCGGCTGGGCCGCGAGCGGCCGGTTGCCATCGCCACCACATTCCTGGGTGCCCACGCCCTCCCGCCCGAATTCGCAGGCGATGCCGATGGCTACATCGAGCATATCTGCAAGGTCATGCTGCCCGAAGTGACCCGCGAGGGCCTTGCCGATGCGGTGGACGCCTTCTGCGAAGGCATCGGCTTTTCCGCGCAGCAAACCGAGCGCCTGTTCGCCGCCGCCCGCGCCCACGGGTTGCCGGTAAAGCTTCACGCAGAACAGCTTTCGAACCTCCACGCCGCGGCGCTCGCGGCGCGGTTCGGCGCGCTTTCCGCCGATCATCTCGAACATCTCGATCTTGCCGGGATCGACGCCATGGCCGCTTCCGGCACTGTCGCCACCTTGCTGCCCGGCGCCTATTACTTCACGCGCGAGACCGTGCTGCCGCCGATTGCGCAACTGCGCGCCGCCGCTGTGCCGATCGCGCTGGCGACCGACTGCAACCCCGGCACCTCGCCGCTCACCTCGCTGCTGCTGACGATGAACATGGGCGCGACGCTGTTCCGCCTGACCGTCGATGAATGCCTGGCCGGCGTCACCCGCAATGCCGCCCGCGCGCTCGGTCTTGCCGACCGCGGCACGCTGGAAGCCGGCAAACGCTGCGATCTGGCGATCTGGGATGTCCAGCATCCGTCCGAACTTGTCTATCGCATGGGGCTCAATCCGCTCCATGCCCGCATCTGGAGTGGTCAATGA
- the hutH gene encoding histidine ammonia-lyase, with protein sequence MNEVLLTPGTVSLRDWRAIYRGAGVKLDPACMPVIAESAAAVARILAKGQPVYGINTGFGKLASVRIGDEDLAALQRNIVLSHAAGTGEPSPVSVIRLMMALKLASLAQGASGVRVETVELLEAMLAKGLTPVVPSQGSVGASGDLAPLSHMAATMIGVGEIFVGDKRLPAAEALAQAGLAAVELGAKEGLALLNGTQFSTANALAGLFEAERLFQSALVTGALSTEAAKGSDTPFDRRIHALRRHPGQIEVADALRALMQGSAIRASHLENDARVQDPYCLRCQPQVMGAALDVLRQAATTLEIEANGVSDNPLIFPEADEALSGGNFHAEPVAFAADMIALAVCEIGSISERRVAMLVDPALSGLPAFLTPRPGLNSGFMIPQVTAAALVSENKQKAYPASVDSIPTSANQEDHVSMAAHGARRLIGMVANADAVLGIELLAAVQGIDFHAPLASSKVLEQARESLRAQVPTLEEDRHFHPDMEAANALIRSGALVDIGGDLLPGVA encoded by the coding sequence ATGAACGAAGTGCTGCTAACCCCCGGCACGGTGAGCCTCAGGGATTGGCGCGCGATCTATCGCGGCGCCGGCGTGAAGCTAGATCCCGCGTGCATGCCGGTGATTGCCGAAAGCGCCGCCGCCGTCGCCCGCATTCTTGCCAAGGGCCAGCCGGTCTACGGCATCAACACCGGCTTCGGAAAGCTGGCGAGCGTGCGCATCGGGGACGAGGATCTCGCCGCGCTGCAGCGCAACATCGTGCTCAGCCACGCCGCCGGCACCGGTGAGCCTTCGCCCGTCTCGGTGATCCGCCTGATGATGGCGCTGAAGCTCGCCAGCCTCGCGCAAGGTGCCTCGGGCGTGCGCGTCGAGACGGTGGAACTGCTGGAAGCGATGCTGGCCAAGGGCCTGACGCCGGTGGTGCCCTCGCAAGGTTCGGTCGGCGCCAGCGGCGACCTTGCCCCGCTTTCGCACATGGCCGCGACGATGATCGGCGTCGGCGAGATCTTTGTCGGCGACAAGCGCCTGCCCGCTGCAGAAGCGCTGGCGCAGGCCGGTCTCGCGGCGGTCGAACTGGGCGCCAAGGAAGGCCTTGCCCTCCTCAACGGCACCCAGTTCTCGACCGCCAATGCCCTTGCCGGGCTGTTCGAGGCGGAGCGCCTGTTCCAGTCCGCACTCGTCACCGGCGCCCTCTCGACCGAGGCCGCCAAGGGTTCCGACACCCCGTTCGACCGCCGCATCCACGCCCTGCGCCGCCATCCCGGCCAGATCGAGGTGGCGGACGCCCTGCGCGCGCTGATGCAGGGCTCCGCGATCCGCGCCAGCCATCTTGAGAACGACGCCCGCGTGCAGGACCCGTACTGCCTGCGCTGCCAGCCGCAGGTCATGGGCGCCGCGCTCGACGTGCTGCGCCAGGCGGCCACGACGCTGGAGATCGAGGCCAACGGCGTTTCCGACAACCCGCTGATCTTCCCGGAAGCGGACGAAGCGCTCTCCGGCGGCAACTTCCATGCCGAGCCGGTCGCCTTCGCCGCCGACATGATCGCGCTGGCCGTCTGCGAGATCGGCTCGATCTCCGAGCGCCGCGTGGCGATGCTGGTGGACCCGGCGCTGTCCGGCCTGCCCGCCTTCCTGACGCCGCGCCCCGGCCTCAATTCGGGCTTCATGATCCCGCAGGTCACGGCCGCCGCGCTGGTCTCCGAAAACAAGCAGAAGGCCTATCCGGCATCGGTCGATTCGATCCCGACTTCGGCCAACCAGGAAGACCACGTCTCGATGGCCGCCCACGGCGCGCGCCGCCTGATCGGCATGGTCGCCAATGCCGACGCGGTGCTGGGGATCGAACTGCTCGCCGCCGTGCAGGGCATCGATTTCCACGCCCCGCTGGCATCGAGCAAGGTGCTGGAACAGGCCCGCGAAAGCCTGCGCGCGCAGGTGCCGACACTGGAGGAAGACCGCCACTTCCACCCCGACATGGAAGCGGCGAATGCGCTGATCCGCTCGGGCGCGCTGGTCGACATCGGCGGCGACCTGCTGCCCGGCGTCGCTTGA
- the hutG gene encoding N-formylglutamate deformylase, with product MSFVLHHGQAPLIVAFPHVGTDLADVGPLFRSEWLARRDADWWVDDLYAFARALGATTIAAHVSRSVIDLNRDPSGASLYPGQATTELCPTTTFDGEPLYKAEGPDEAEIARRRTLWFDPYHAALRAEIARLRMLHGKVVVYDAHSIRSHVPRLFGGELPQFNIGTNLGQTCDPALSAAVVEVCKASGLPHVLDGRFRGGWTTRHYGEPASGVHAIQMELAIRGYMDEPEVPDEANWPLPYSAARAAALTPILQDVLKAAIAFAQS from the coding sequence ATGAGCTTCGTCCTTCACCATGGGCAGGCGCCGCTGATTGTCGCCTTTCCGCATGTCGGCACCGATCTGGCCGACGTCGGCCCGCTGTTCCGCTCGGAATGGCTGGCGCGGCGCGATGCCGACTGGTGGGTGGACGATCTCTACGCCTTCGCCCGCGCGCTTGGCGCAACGACGATTGCTGCACACGTTTCGCGCAGCGTGATCGACCTCAACCGCGATCCTTCGGGCGCCTCGCTCTATCCCGGGCAGGCGACGACGGAACTCTGCCCGACGACCACGTTCGACGGGGAGCCGCTCTACAAGGCCGAAGGCCCGGATGAGGCCGAGATCGCCCGCCGCCGCACGCTCTGGTTCGATCCGTACCACGCCGCGCTCCGCGCCGAGATCGCGCGGCTGCGGATGCTTCACGGCAAAGTCGTGGTCTACGACGCGCACTCGATCCGCAGCCACGTGCCGCGCCTGTTCGGCGGCGAACTGCCGCAGTTCAACATCGGCACCAACCTTGGCCAGACCTGCGATCCGGCGCTTTCCGCCGCCGTGGTGGAAGTCTGCAAGGCGAGCGGCCTCCCCCACGTTCTCGACGGCCGCTTCCGTGGCGGCTGGACCACGCGGCACTACGGAGAGCCTGCCAGCGGCGTCCATGCGATCCAGATGGAACTCGCCATTCGCGGCTACATGGACGAACCCGAAGTGCCGGACGAAGCCAACTGGCCGCTGCCCTATTCGGCGGCGCGTGCCGCCGCCCTCACCCCGATCCTGCAAGACGTGCTGAAGGCCGCCATCGCCTTCGCGCAATCCTGA
- the hutU gene encoding urocanate hydratase yields MTRLDNSRVIKPATGTELSAKSWLTEAPLRMLMNNLHPDVAERPEELVVYGGIGRAARDWESYDKIVETLRRLNDDETLLVQSGKPVGVFRTHADAPRVLIANSNLVPEWANWEHFNELDKRGLAMYGQMTAGSWIYIGTQGIVQGTYETFVEMGRQHYDGDLSGKWLLTAGLGGMGGAQPLAAVMAGASCLAIECQPSRIEMRLRTGYLDVAAETIDEAMAIIAKANADKKPVSVGLLGNAAELLPEIYARGIRPDLLTDQTSAHDPVNGYLPAGWTVAEWIERREREPEAVARAAKASMAVHVRAMLDFQAAGVPTTDYGNNIRQMAKDEGVENAFDFPGFVPAYIRPLFCRGVGPFRWAALSGDPEDIYKTDAKVKELLPDHAHLHNWLDMAREKIQFQGLPARICWVGLGDRHRLGLAFNEMVANGELKAPVVIGRDHLDSGSVASPNRETEAMRDGSDAVSDWPLLNALLNTASGATWVSLHHGGGVGMGYSQHSGMVIVADGTEAAAKRLERVLWNDPATGVMRHADAGYEIARDCAREKGLDLPGIF; encoded by the coding sequence ATGACCCGCCTCGACAACAGCCGCGTCATCAAGCCTGCGACCGGCACCGAACTTTCCGCGAAATCGTGGCTCACCGAAGCCCCCTTGCGCATGCTGATGAACAACCTCCACCCCGACGTGGCCGAGCGGCCCGAGGAACTGGTGGTCTACGGCGGCATCGGCCGCGCCGCGCGCGACTGGGAAAGCTACGACAAGATCGTCGAGACCCTGCGCCGCCTGAACGATGACGAGACGCTGCTGGTCCAGTCCGGCAAGCCGGTCGGGGTGTTCCGCACCCATGCCGATGCGCCGCGCGTGCTGATCGCCAATTCCAACCTCGTGCCGGAATGGGCGAATTGGGAACACTTCAACGAACTCGATAAGCGCGGCCTTGCCATGTACGGCCAGATGACCGCCGGATCGTGGATCTACATCGGCACGCAGGGCATCGTTCAGGGCACCTACGAAACGTTCGTCGAGATGGGCCGCCAGCACTACGATGGCGACCTTTCGGGCAAGTGGCTGCTGACCGCCGGCCTTGGCGGCATGGGCGGCGCCCAGCCGCTGGCCGCCGTGATGGCGGGCGCCTCGTGCCTTGCCATCGAATGCCAGCCCAGCCGCATCGAAATGCGCCTGCGCACCGGCTACCTCGACGTCGCCGCCGAGACCATCGACGAAGCCATGGCGATCATCGCGAAGGCCAATGCCGACAAGAAGCCGGTCTCGGTCGGCCTGCTCGGCAATGCGGCGGAGCTGCTGCCCGAAATCTACGCGCGCGGCATCCGTCCCGACTTGCTGACCGACCAGACTTCCGCCCACGATCCCGTCAACGGCTACCTCCCCGCCGGCTGGACCGTTGCCGAATGGATCGAGCGCCGCGAGCGTGAGCCCGAAGCCGTCGCCAGGGCGGCCAAGGCCTCCATGGCGGTCCACGTGCGGGCCATGCTCGACTTCCAGGCGGCGGGCGTGCCCACCACCGACTATGGCAATAACATCCGCCAGATGGCGAAGGACGAAGGCGTCGAGAACGCGTTCGACTTCCCCGGCTTCGTGCCCGCCTATATCCGCCCGCTGTTCTGCCGCGGCGTGGGGCCGTTCCGCTGGGCCGCGCTTTCGGGCGATCCCGAGGACATCTACAAGACCGACGCCAAAGTGAAGGAACTGCTGCCCGACCACGCGCACTTGCACAACTGGCTCGACATGGCGCGCGAGAAGATCCAGTTCCAGGGCCTGCCCGCGCGCATCTGCTGGGTCGGGCTGGGTGACCGTCATCGCCTCGGCCTCGCCTTCAACGAGATGGTGGCGAACGGCGAACTCAAGGCCCCGGTCGTGATCGGCCGCGACCACCTCGACAGCGGCTCCGTCGCCTCGCCCAACCGCGAGACCGAGGCCATGCGCGACGGTTCGGACGCGGTTTCGGACTGGCCGCTGCTCAACGCGCTGCTCAACACCGCGAGCGGCGCCACATGGGTCTCGCTGCACCACGGCGGCGGCGTCGGCATGGGCTATTCGCAGCATTCGGGCATGGTCATCGTTGCCGACGGCACCGAAGCGGCGGCGAAACGTCTGGAGCGCGTGCTGTGGAACGACCCGGCGACGGGCGTGATGCGTCACGCCGATGCCGGGTACGAGATCGCGCGGGATTGTGCGCGGGAGAAGGGTCTGGATCTTCCCGGAATTTTTTGA
- a CDS encoding oxidoreductase, translating to MGEAHERVRVGLIGYGYAGATFHAPLIAAVPGLSLGAFVSSRPAPILERYPEATIHAEAEALLADPAIDLVVIAAPNSMHFPLAAAAMRAGKHVVVDKPFTLDLAEARALIALSQETGRNLTVFHNRRWDSDFATVRKTIADGLVGDPVHLETRFDRFRPQVRDRWRENAGPGAGVWFDLGPHLADHALLLMGLPERVTASLALQREGAQADDWAHVVLEFGGKRAILHASMLVSGGSPRFVVHGTGGSAVKQGMDMQESQLVAGMTPGAEGWGEDPDPLVLHRAGNAPRSIPAERGDQREFYRLVAEAAQSRAANPVPPIQSLAVMAVIEAAQQSAAEGRCVELPLTEAERRAWAESR from the coding sequence GTGGGCGAGGCGCATGAGCGCGTGAGGGTCGGCCTGATCGGCTACGGCTATGCCGGGGCGACCTTCCATGCGCCGCTGATTGCGGCGGTGCCGGGGCTCTCGCTCGGCGCTTTTGTGTCGAGCAGGCCCGCGCCCATCCTGGAACGCTACCCGGAGGCGACGATCCACGCAGAGGCCGAGGCGCTGCTGGCCGATCCGGCCATCGATCTTGTCGTCATCGCCGCGCCCAACTCCATGCATTTCCCGCTGGCGGCAGCGGCGATGCGGGCGGGCAAGCATGTCGTCGTCGACAAGCCCTTTACGCTGGACCTTGCCGAAGCGCGCGCCCTGATCGCCCTTTCGCAGGAAACCGGGCGTAACCTGACGGTGTTCCACAACCGCCGCTGGGACAGCGACTTTGCCACCGTGCGCAAGACCATCGCTGACGGACTGGTGGGCGATCCCGTCCACCTTGAAACCCGTTTCGACCGCTTCCGCCCGCAGGTTCGCGACCGCTGGCGCGAGAACGCCGGGCCGGGGGCGGGCGTGTGGTTCGATCTGGGGCCGCACCTTGCCGATCACGCGCTGCTGCTGATGGGCCTGCCGGAGCGGGTGACCGCCTCGCTCGCGCTCCAGCGCGAAGGCGCGCAGGCCGATGACTGGGCCCATGTCGTGCTCGAATTCGGCGGCAAGCGGGCGATCCTTCACGCCTCGATGCTGGTATCGGGCGGCTCGCCGCGCTTCGTGGTCCACGGCACCGGCGGCAGCGCCGTGAAGCAGGGCATGGACATGCAGGAGAGCCAGCTTGTCGCAGGCATGACGCCCGGCGCCGAGGGCTGGGGCGAAGACCCCGATCCGCTCGTGCTGCATAGGGCCGGAAACGCTCCGCGCAGCATTCCCGCCGAGCGCGGCGACCAGCGGGAGTTCTACCGCCTCGTGGCCGAAGCGGCGCAGAGCAGGGCGGCGAACCCGGTGCCGCCGATCCAGTCGCTGGCGGTGATGGCGGTTATCGAGGCGGCGCAGCAATCGGCTGCGGAAGGGCGCTGCGTGGAACTGCCGCTGACCGAGGCAGAGCGGCGGGCATGGGCTGAAAGCCGTTAA
- a CDS encoding NAD-dependent malic enzyme: MSPTRHAAARALLSDPLTNKGTAFTEEERDEFGLHGLLPPHVGTLDSQIERRRNALEDKESDFQRYAFLRELQDSNEVLFHALVQSDLPRMLPLVYTPTVGEGCERFSEIYRRPRGLFLSYSNRHRIADILSDPAYDRVKVIVVSDGERILGLGDQGAGGMGIPIGKLALYTACAGIHPAEVLPILLDLGTDNHALREDPLYIGYRAPRVRGKDYDDFVEAFVSAVNDRFPGVLLQWEDFAGKNAYDLLVRYRDRLLSFNDDIQGTAATAVGTLLSAIRKTGVPITEQRVVLFGAGAAGSGVAEMLVQAMQLEGLGEADARAKIWAVDRDGLILSDVPRMPPQQVKLAHDPADIAGWNLSGSNMITLQDTIANVKPTVLIGTSGQKAAFDERAIRTMAEHVERPVVFPLSNPISRAEAHPADVLEWTGGKAIVGTGSPFGIAGVTQVNNVYVFPGIGLGALASGATTVSDGMFMAAARRLGELHEGDEGLLPPVTALREVALEIAVAVVEQAVAEGLATAEPEALTRESIAASMWKAEYAPVE; encoded by the coding sequence ATGTCCCCCACCCGCCACGCCGCAGCCCGCGCGCTGCTCTCCGATCCGCTGACCAACAAGGGCACCGCCTTCACCGAGGAGGAGCGAGACGAGTTCGGCCTGCACGGGCTGCTGCCGCCGCATGTCGGCACGCTGGACAGCCAGATCGAGCGCCGCCGCAACGCCCTGGAGGACAAGGAAAGCGACTTCCAGCGCTACGCCTTTCTGCGCGAGCTTCAGGACTCGAACGAAGTGCTGTTCCACGCACTGGTGCAGAGCGACCTGCCGCGCATGCTGCCGCTGGTCTACACGCCGACCGTGGGCGAGGGCTGCGAGCGTTTCAGCGAGATCTACCGCCGCCCGCGCGGCCTGTTCCTCAGCTATTCCAACCGCCACCGCATTGCCGATATTCTCTCCGATCCGGCCTATGACCGCGTGAAGGTGATCGTCGTCAGCGATGGCGAGCGTATCCTCGGCCTTGGCGATCAGGGCGCTGGCGGCATGGGCATCCCGATCGGCAAGCTGGCGCTCTACACCGCCTGCGCGGGCATTCACCCGGCCGAAGTGCTGCCGATCCTGCTCGACCTCGGCACCGACAACCATGCGCTGCGCGAAGACCCGCTCTACATCGGCTACCGGGCGCCCCGCGTGCGCGGCAAGGACTACGACGATTTTGTCGAGGCCTTCGTCTCCGCCGTGAACGACCGCTTCCCCGGCGTGCTGCTGCAGTGGGAGGACTTCGCGGGCAAGAACGCCTACGACCTGCTGGTGCGCTACCGCGACCGCCTGCTGAGCTTCAACGACGACATCCAGGGCACGGCCGCCACCGCCGTCGGCACGCTGCTTTCGGCGATCCGCAAGACCGGCGTGCCGATCACCGAGCAGCGCGTGGTGCTGTTCGGCGCGGGCGCGGCGGGCAGCGGGGTTGCCGAGATGCTGGTGCAGGCCATGCAGCTCGAAGGCCTCGGCGAAGCCGATGCGCGCGCGAAGATCTGGGCGGTCGACCGTGACGGCCTGATCCTCTCCGACGTTCCGCGCATGCCGCCGCAGCAGGTGAAGCTGGCGCACGATCCCGCCGATATTGCCGGCTGGAACCTCTCGGGCAGCAACATGATCACGCTGCAGGACACCATCGCCAACGTGAAGCCCACCGTGCTGATCGGCACCTCGGGCCAGAAGGCGGCCTTCGACGAGCGCGCGATCCGCACCATGGCCGAGCATGTCGAACGCCCGGTGGTGTTCCCGCTTTCCAACCCGATCTCGCGCGCCGAAGCCCACCCGGCCGACGTGCTGGAATGGACCGGCGGCAAGGCCATCGTCGGCACCGGCAGCCCCTTCGGCATTGCCGGGGTGACGCAGGTCAACAACGTCTACGTCTTCCCCGGCATCGGCCTCGGCGCGCTGGCGAGCGGGGCGACCACGGTCAGCGACGGCATGTTCATGGCCGCCGCGCGCCGTCTCGGTGAACTGCATGAGGGCGACGAGGGCCTGCTGCCGCCGGTCACCGCGCTGCGCGAAGTGGCGCTGGAAATCGCCGTTGCCGTCGTCGAACAGGCGGTGGCGGAAGGCCTCGCCACGGCCGAGCCCGAAGCGCTCACCCGCGAGAGCATCGCGGCGAGCATGTGGAAGGCCGAATACGCCCCGGTCGAGTAA